The Anguilla rostrata isolate EN2019 chromosome 1, ASM1855537v3, whole genome shotgun sequence nucleotide sequence GGCTCTACAGCCACTGGCAAGGTACATCAAGGGCAAAGGGCGAGGGTGGTAGGGCCATATTACAGCTCTCCAGTTCTTTCAATtggtgtatatttgtgtaatttTAGAACGTCCATTCCACGTTTGGCGCAGCTTGCCTAATGGAATCTTACGTTGTGCACATTAAAAAGAAAGCTGGTTGACTTTATGAAAGTACAAGGCCTCATGCTGTGCTAAGTTCTGAATGTGCATTAATGTAAATTGAAACCATTGCAATTTCGATAAAATTGACCTGACAATTtagcattacatttataaaatcaaccattttcatttgtgttgaTTTGTTGATCATCCTTGACCGCAAGCCATGGGTCTCGCTGAAATCACATGCCagtttcaacaacaaaaatactgtTGTAGGCAACTGTCTGAGTGAGTCTTCTGCACACAGAAGCAATGTTTTTAGCAATCCAAGTTGAATTGACAGTGACATTCTAATTGCTATGAAGGTAATGGCTTCCCCCAGGTATTATTAGCGGTGGCCTTGTGCCTCCACTGGAATCACAAGCACCTCCACAAATATcagagaaaaatcaataaaacctcAGACTCGGAACTCCATggaagggaggaaaaaaggcATGTTGGCGCTATTTAACAAAATTGGCATCATGTAGTCATGTTATCAGCAGGTCAGGTGTAGACTGTAGCATGTGAATACCATGGCTCCCCGCTTCACACCACCACTGCTTATGCTGTGTGGCATTTCCCCCTCCACTATGTATTTTCCTGGTGGAAACCCTGAAGGTTGTGCATAAACTTTCACCTGTGTTCCACTTTGGACGATTTTCACgttcctgctcctctccctgtTGTCCTGCTTCCCTCTGTAGATTCTGCTCAAGCATGCTGCTGAAACGGTGAAGCGTGTTTCCATGGAGCTGGGCGGGAACGCCCCCTTCATTGTCTTTGACAGTGCAGACGTGGACAGGGCTGTAGCTGGAGCCATGGGTTCAAAGTTCAGGAACTCTGGTCAGGTAAAAGACCATCAATAAACCAGTAAACAACCATCAGTATATTTTGAATCCACTGGacttatttctgtgtttgtagttaatatattatatattataaatacgTTTCCTAAATTTTCATGAGATACGTGTTACAAACGCACAGAAACCCTGATTTCATAACTTCCTGTTGCGTGTTCCTTGTCTCCGCCCACCCCAGACGTGCGTATGCTCCAACCGCTTCCTGGTGCAGAGCGGGATCCACGACCAGTTTGTGGAGAAGCTGGGGAAGGCGATGGATGCGGAGCTGCGTCTGGGACATGGGTCCGAGCCCACAACCACACAGGGCCCCCTCATAAACGTCCGGGCTGCCGAGAAGGTACCCCAGCGTCAAGGTCAACCCGTCATTAACGCGACCTCCCTCCTGTCCGTAGCGTGGCTTTACAGGTTCCACTGGGGGGGATCGGTTGCCAAGGAGACCTGGGTGTCGTAGCCAGCTAAGGGGGTGGTTCTGGTGCAGTCATGCACTGTGTGATCTAATGCTGCCCAATCCGGCACTGTAGCCGGTGCAAGAAGGTGGTTCTGGATTCAAGTCCTGGCTGGCCCAGATCCTCTCTACGTGGAGTTAGCATGTTCTTCCTCTAGGTGCTCCTGTTTCCTCTCACTGTAGtccagggactacagatgaaaatttgCTTTTCTGGCTTACTCTggcacatttacaaaaatgttattaatgtgcattgTCCCTGCCACATAAAatgctactaataataattgGACCTGCTGTCACCTGAGGAGAAAGGGCTGGATCTGGGCCAGAGAAAGGGCTGAGCAGGATGTTCCCATTCTCATTGGTCAAGATGGACTCCTCAGGGAGATTCAACGCTTGCACAGACCTCCTAGCCATTTTAGCCTCGTGGAGAAAAACTGACGTGGGTGATGTTTTCGATGGCAGGTGGAGCATCACATTGCGGACGCTGTGTCTCAGGGTGCCGCTTTGCTGAGGGGGGGGAAGCGTCTAGAGGGCTCCTTCATGCAGCCCACCCTGCTGACCAACGTCACCACCGACATGCTCTGCACTCAGGAGGAGACCTTCGGACCCCTGGCCCCCGTCATCAAGTGAGCGCGCCCCCGCCGAGCACTGTGGGATGTGGCCTGCGGTCCCCTGTGTGCACCTGCAGACTTTACTAAATCCCCAGTTAAGCATTACTGTACGTGAAGTGCTTGAAGTATCTGAGAAGTATACCATGGTAGAAAGCACTGTTTCTCTACATGGGGACTGATATAGGTGAATGTTTTCTGTGCCTGAGGTGATGCAATTTCCTGCTTTTGGACAGGTTTAACACAGAGAAGGAAGCACTAACGATCGCTAACTCATCACACGTGGGCTTGGCAGGTAAGCTGAACCTGCATGTTCCTGCATGAGAGTGCCCTGGTTTTAGTGTTGTCATTGATGTTCCATAATTTTCCTTGCGTTTCTGTCTTTTTGGTTTGAATTCATTTCCCAAATTCTTTTTATGCCCGCAAGTACCTGATGATGTGTACGTGCCTGTTCCTGGTGTTGTATGTTATGCACAACTGTATGTCACTCCCTTTGGCTTTTGCTCTGTGAATTTTCTCCATAGGAACAGTAGGCCTAATCTGTCTAATGCGTCACTTTATCCATCCCCCATAACGTTAACCTTATGTTATAATGTCTATATCTTCAACTTAAATGCATATCTTCATTGTTGCACAAAAACCTCACgcccaaaaaatgtaattataccATCATTGTGGGGTATTGAACTTTGTTAGCTAGGTATGAAACATTTACATTATGTAGAGCAGGACGAGGACTttcaaagtgcatttaaaattttgtctCTGTCGACAGGGTACTTTTTCTCCCAGGATGTGAGTCAGATCTGGCGGGTCGCGGAGCAGCTGGAGGTGGGCATGGTGGGAGTGAACGAGGGGCTCTTATCCACCACAGTGGCCCCTTTTGGGGGGGTCAAGCAGTCTGGCCTGGGCAGGGAAGGCTCCAAATATGGCATAGCTGAGTACCTGGAAATCAAGTACATGTGCTTCGGAGGCCTGACACCCTGACCAcctctcaccacccccccccacacacaccacacacacacacatacacacacaccacacacaccttgGACTGAGGTTTGCAGTGAGACGTCaggccattttaaaagcacagctCCTTTAACCAAGACAATctacacattgaaattcatcgCCCGTTTCCAATCctaaacacaagcctgaaattAAGTTCTTGCAGTTGTTATCAATGTAATCATCTGTGAAAGCTAAATTGGCATTGGCTACAATCCTTCcatcaaatttattaaaatacacgAGAAGACACCAGTCTTATCACTGGTGGTTCTTGCGCCCAGgcaataaatactgtatattaccAGTAGAATTCATACTTTAGCAGTTAGTCTTGTTTTGTCTGTTAGCGATCATGGCCAGGACGACATGAATGGTCTTAACATTTTCAGTCAAGGAAGAATATAGCACATTGTCCTCCTCTTTGCACAAATGTAGACTTTCCTTTGACTGGTCTTCGATCCTTATGTGTCACATTGATATAAAAACACTTCTGTGACTAGCTGTATATCGGGGGAAAACAGTGGTACTGTGGAACAGCAATGGGAGAATTTTGTGACATTAAGATGGAATCTATATGCCCATACTTCACTGAGGGTACTGTCAAGGGCAGCTACTGTGGTGGGGCCCTGTGTCAAGCACATTTTGAGTTTAATGTTTGAGTTTGTGAAACCAGTAAAAGACACTATTTTAACAAGGTTTAAAGatgcatatgaaaatattcttcatatgacaatgaaaatgtattttgttttatttgaaaaagtgAAACATTAGGCAATCATGAGCAAGTGTCAGTGCCTGATTTTAGCGAATCAGTGGTTCAGCTGTTAACAGCAGTGTTCTGGCCAGCTAATCACCAGTATTAGCAGTTAGTGAAGCCTCACTTGCCCATGGAtgaaaatataactaaatgCTCAAATATGTATTCTGCAGTCTTGATAAGTTGTGTAATTGTTATagttaaatattttcctttatattaataaacaaacattgtTTACCAGCCAGGCAGATAGCTTACTGATGTTAAAATGGTTCTTAATTGCAGCTGTTTTTGTCATGTCATGTTGTAATGTCTGATCTAACTTGTTTTAGCCTgatttgtttaaataaacagaaattgaTTCATAGACGTACCGTACCCTATACCCATTATACCTCATAATGATCATCCAAAACCTTAAGCATTGGAGCATTCCTCATCGGAAACGTGTATGACTAGGTTTTTGTGCTGCCAAATCTTTTCCTGTCCATAAGTGCCATTCAGTTAAAGAATCTCATGTGAATTTTTATTGTACAAAGTAGTCAAGGGTATTTCTAACGACTGTAAATGTTAATGGAATAATGTGAATAAAAAGATTATAATGATTTTCCTACTGTTCATTCTTGGGCTTGGAAGCTGTTGCATGACAGAAACACTGCACTTTAATAAATTAACTTTAGATCTGTACTAGTGCTTGTTGAAGGTTTTTGAGTACTTAAAATGTTAGAAAACTCTCCACATGACGCATTTGCCTGATTGGTCATCGTCAGTTCAAAAGAGTGAAAACAAATGCGTAAGATTTGTGAAAGTGCCATTTTTAAGTTTATAGAACATGAGAACACAATCAGTTCACACTGAATAAAAGAGCAACTGGTACTATGCAAGAATATAGTATAATAGTACAATCAGTTCACCAGTCCAGTGACCGTTTACACAATGGCAAAAGTAATTATCAACGGTGATATTTCACTCAATGTGTTCAGAGAGGgaagttttttgtttgatgaaACTACGATGTCTTTAGTGTAAATTTTGGTTGCCTCCATGATCATTCATTTCTCCCATCGACTCCTGTACCTGTACGGTCTCTGTCATTCTCCTGCTTGTACAGCACCTGCTCATGGCTCTCACAGAGGACTGCTTCTGCACatcattttgtatgtgtgtgctaaATGTGTCCCTTAGAAACGTCTTTACACACTTTAGATTAACCTGGTTCTTGATTGTTACCCATTAGCAAGTTCTCACCCTATGACTGGGCTAGTCTGAACAcctcccctcccaacccccatGGCTTTTCTGAGCAGTGTTTGTCTCTTCATCAAAGCTATATAACCAGATATTCCTTTGAGAAAAAGGTATGTGTTACCCAACATGTTCCAGACgtataaaacattttagagTTAAAACTTAAAGCACAAATTATAAAATGAGTCaattattgtctcgttattgTACGCGCATTCTGTGGAATATAATGCACAATTAAATATATGCCCTGTTGCATATATTGAAGTGGAATAGTGGATATTTCTGTATGTGCCAtgtcattttacaaatattttttgaacatattgaaatttgtatatatattttgttttcatatcagTTCCTTGTTCTTTATTGGGAGGATTATACTGTAGTGTACACTGAGTAGCATTCTGGAAACAAATCTGGAAATCAGGCTGGTTAACAGATAATATGCATTGATCAGGTGCGTCTGAATCTGGAAAGCATAGTCCTATTCTAGACATTCCGTGTTCAGCctcaaaatgtagttttttagGCAGCTTGAGTTTCATATTTTAGTTCTGTAATATAAATGCCTTGAAGGGACCTGGGATTTCTGTGAGAAAGTCAGATTCAGGGCAACTCTTTGGTTGGTTGTTTTGGTCATTTACTGTATGAATCAGTGATGTAAAAGCTTTTTCACTTGGTGTGTACTTGGTATGCCCATCTGAAAACCACTACTATCTTTTCCACAAAATACCtaatgaaattcaattttctAGTggatacaattttaaaatgactacaATGAGGTGAACTGGTGAATTAAACAGCCCTAGACACACCTTTAACCTTTtacatgaagaataaaatttttTGCATCATTACATCGTTGAAGCATTCCCCATACACCATACAACCCATATCCTCTGAGGAAGAGGATCTGTGTGTCGCGGAAAGCCACCTgaagaaataacattttttaaaccgaaaataaagttattaaaagcataaaaacagtCAAGGAGAAACAGTTTTAAGGGTCGGGGGTGAGAGGGGATTTCAAATAATTACATCTACATTCATCAGTCTGTATTTCCAGGCAGTCTGTAAAGTCTCGCCAGGTTTACAGGGCTCTGTGTACAGTTCTTCCAACCTGTCAGCAGCCCTTTTGGGACCGCTGGGAAGCAGCACTCATACCCCTGAAGGCTCGCTCCGGGAGGCCTACCCGTCCACGGGGCGGTAGCTGAAGGCGTCCCCGTTTTTGGCGGTGCCGTTGGAGTAGCCCTTTCCCTTGTCCTGCCTCTCGCGGGTGAAGATGGTGTCCTGCTCGCTGTCAAACTCTGACTCTGACATCATCAGGCTGGAGTtgtgctctgtgctcctgtgctTGAGGTCTGTGAtggaggaggcgggggtggggggggggggggcagacacagTCTGAGCCTTAATGTGTAAGCCATAACTTTTAACCTGTAATCTTTAAACAATGTTATAAACACTGCACAACTCAGCTCATGCTATGGCAAAagcactgtgcactgtgtgtgtgtgtgtgtgtgtgtgtgtgtgtgtggaaacaaCAAGAAGAAGTGACAGACTGTATTTTGGCCTCAGCTCCATCCTCTCCTGGTCATCCATGTTGTCTAAAATGGTGTACTTTGTTTTCTTCCTCACTTTCGTTCGCCTTCTCCTTGAAATTCTACAAAAGTGCATAAAACAGTGTGAAATGTTAATCATCCAGCTGAAgaacacataaaaataacatgcaGAAGGTGAACAGGGAATGCAAAACACTTTAATTGTTTAAAGACAAAGAACTGTGTAAAACAACACCATAATGGCTTTAGTGTGTAGCTTTTTAGTGTGTGGCTTTTGACTGTCAATTAGCAAATCTGGCTTGTGTAACTGAATGGATGTAAAGGGATGTGTTCCATActcaaatgcatgcatttgatAGCTATCAcaagacatttctttttctctttctctccttaaAGCTCACATTTATCTATCAAATTCACTGCTTAGCCCCATGTTCTAAGCCACtcaatgtgatgtcatttcctgtacGATGGAAAGGCGACAGAGGCAATACCTTTTACAGCAGCACACGCAGGCCCAGGTGACTGACATGATGAGGATGACGCCCATGAAACAGGACAGGACAACGTAGAGGAGGCTCCAGTCTGGCAACAGAGGGACAGAAGGACAGGCGGAGCATGAGCATAACATAACACAGACGAGAACAGGTCCATCAGCCCAACGGTGCTCGCCagtttcctgactaaattgtacctagtgcccTGATTACCTACAgtctagatagtatctaacaccatatcaagagtttctgcctctactacgtttCCTGGCAGGCAAGACCCCCTAATATCACCACCCTGTGGCAGAGGACTAACTATTTAATTGGTTACCTTTTCACCAGAGGTGTAgctagggggtgggggggggggtgtgtgcagaccacaccgggtgacaccatcagaggggtgacaccaaaatgactggcaatacattttttgtgcagtgttttgtgtagcacCGGGTTGAAACAGCTTCTTCAATTTCTCCGATGCGGTTTACTGCCgttgatttaattagtggtATTAATGTGATGAGAAGCGCTTTgctgtttgaatgcataacacgcaattccttgtgcccacacccgccagcaccacccctcctcccccacccccccgtccggaacatcgggtgacaccaacggtcgaccgcaccgggtgtcaccaaccctagtgatgCCACTGCTCTTCACACATTTATCTAATACCCAATACAGGTACAAGCTCATTGCATGTGTCATATAGAAGTATTTAGTATTTCTAAATATAATGTACGTCTGAGACCTGGACCTATggtgtataaatatttaaaaatgacaatgatcACAATATTATCAAAGGTTGTGTGGAGGTTTAACTCATACAGAATGGTCAGGGAAACCTTAAACTGGTTCTAAATGCTGGGAAAACTAAATACACACTCTCATAGGCACTGAACTCATAATGAATAGATACacacttttgcattttaaacagtgatCAAATTGAGTGAGTCTTGCACTATATAACTACTTGAGTATTTGGATTGACAAAATGTTCTCCTCAAAAATGCATATTatgaatttaacaaaaaaaaaacaataccaaaATTGCATTCCTATACAGAAACAAGTCTTGCCTCACATTTGAGAACCGCAAAAGCATTGGCAAGCCACAATTTTACCAGTTCTTGGCTGAAGGGACTTGGGGATGCATTATAAATGCATGCCACAGCCACATTTATATAAACCCCTGGGATACAGTCAATCACGgtgaattatgttttattgcaTACTGCCTTCTTTACCATGCAGTATCATGGCAATCATTTGTTCTAAGGAGGAAGcagtacagtattttatttatatagaacGCCCTCCTGGCAAAACTCCATTTTATCTCACCACCCTTTTAAAAACTTATAGAAGCTCTAGATTTTCTAGATTTTGCTAGAAACACCATAAAAATGGGGCAGCAGTAGCTGAGGAGGTACAGCGGTTGTCTGGTAAACAGAGAATCGTCAGTTGGATCCCTGGCCTTCTGGATGTGTCAAATTGTCCTTGAGAAAGACAGGAAAGTCCAATTGCTTCCTCCAAGCTGGTTGGcacctttcaccgttggtgtgcgagtgtgtaaaTGGGTTTATAAGCGGCAGTCATTGTAAAGTGCCTTGTGCAGCAGTTGCCAGAAAATTctccatataaatgcagtccatttgccatTCACAACAGAATTAGGGAGAACTGCTTTTAAAGTATATGCACTACATGCGGAATAAATTTTAGGAGTCACTAAAACTAGATGCCTTGGTGTGCAATTGCTTGGTACAATCCATCTGTATTACCTTACAAATAGTATTGTGTATAAGTGTGTTCATACGCACAAACTTTTCTATACATTAAATGTTAAACTCTGTATACTTCTCCTATGTATATTTCTCCCACATGTATATTCTGTTGAGACATTTCATATGCATAGGGTCTTTGTACACAGCTTGTCTGAAATTGTCTGCAAAAAAGAACGCTGGTCTGAGTAGGATGCCCGTCTCaaatataaaatttgatttgaaaagaaaaaatatgaccaAATATAAACATGTGCATaagcaaaatatacatttacaaaatccCTGTGCAAGGCTATACAAGTTC carries:
- the aldh5a1 gene encoding succinate-semialdehyde dehydrogenase, mitochondrial isoform X3, producing the protein MLRRQYSLNLSADLLRTESFIGGKWVSTPSAFPVLDPATGKKIADVSDCGPQEARDAVSAAYTAFYSWKEQTAKERSDLLRKWFDLLIQHKEDLAKLITAECGKPMKESLGEIAYSASFLEWFSEEANRVDGDVVSSNAKNRKIILLKQPVGVASIITPWNFPSAMITRKVGAALAAGCTVVVKPAEDTPLSALALAELAGQAGIPAGVFNVVPCSRERTPAVGEILCTDPMVGKISFTGSTATGKILLKHAAETVKRVSMELGGNAPFIVFDSADVDRAVAGAMGSKFRNSGQTCVCSNRFLVQSGIHDQFVEKLGKAMDAELRLGHGSEPTTTQGPLINVRAAEKVEHHIADAVSQGAALLRGGKRLEGSFMQPTLLTNVTTDMLCTQEETFGPLAPVIKFNTEKEALTIANSSHVGLAGYFFSQDVSQIWRVAEQLEVGMVGVNEGLLSTTVAPFGGVKQSGLGREGSKYGIAEYLEIKYMCFGGLTP